In a genomic window of Erigeron canadensis isolate Cc75 chromosome 5, C_canadensis_v1, whole genome shotgun sequence:
- the LOC122600559 gene encoding uncharacterized protein LOC122600559, translating to MLQSRRTCCANFLKTVGTQKRQANKQTRTEFRGRMKRLARKWKKRKNKKFNSDDDDSDDNLSLPTSSDFHPLDTQEQEELVRSLERSQAQQSRLWRRVFAGLLFCFAAFLVFSIHGQTTMPWELRYHAYFMNEIESWIVIAADWVAVLVCSLAIAGLLHSSRSHRQWLWSSCCIGVLLAVFWLYNMLKLPKFRWDVIWLPLGPLSGAGFCLYVDTLLNESSEEVKKLRGYMYAYKAR from the exons ATGTTACAAAGTAGGAGGACATGTTGTGCAAATTTTCTTAAAACAGTTGGAACACAAAAGAGGCAggcaaacaaacaaacaagaacTGAATTCAGAGGGAGGATGAAGAGGCTTGCAAGAAAATGGAAGaagagaaagaacaagaaatttAATTCCGACGATGACGATAGCGACGACAATTTATCTCTCCCAACCAGCTCCGATTTTCATCCACTTGATACCCAAG AGCAAGAGGAGCTTGTTAGGTCATTAGAAAGATCTCAAGCTCAACAATCTCGTCTTTGGAGG agaGTGTTTGCGGGATTGCTTTTTTGTTTCGCGGCGTTTCTTGTTTTCTCTATACATGGACAAACAACTATGCCATGGGAATTG CGTTACCATGCCTACTTCATGAACGAGATTGAGTCATGGATTGTGATTGCTGCAG ACTGGGTGGCAGTTTTAGTTTGTTCATTGGCCATTGCTGGCTTGCTTCATAGCTCACGATCTCATCGACAATGGCTTTGGTCCTCCTGCTGCATTGGTGTTTTGCTAGCGGTTTTCTGGTTATATAATATGCTCAA GTTGCCAAAGTTTCGATGGGATGTTATATGGCTTCCTTTAGGTCCCTTGAG TGGAGCTGGGTTTTGCCTCTATGTGGACACTCTTCTAAATGAATCATCCGAGGAAGTAAAAAAACTCAGAGGCTATATGTACGCTTACAAAGCCCGTTGA
- the LOC122599761 gene encoding probable LRR receptor-like serine/threonine-protein kinase At4g29180, which produces MTFFLHLLLFGVAAWFVHVDAQVQTGYISIDCGSPENFNYVDLDTGISYTSDGSFVSTGVNRNISLEYAYPNNPMLPQPLSDLRTFPQGNKNCYTLRPNGGKTSLNLIRATFMYGNYDGENKLPEFDLYLGVNLWLSVKFVNASDVVTTEIIGVALQDTFSVCLVNVGQGVPFISALELRPLHGSIYNIEPGIYGSLVLFERLDIGYTNGTGRYADDIYDRIWSPYNSPLWDSLRTSVAIDISGNGYSAPNEVMQTGSTPKNGTESLEFSWNVSDPKSKFYIYMYFADLVVPGRNQTRQFNISWNEIQLFGNVSPRAYYASTFYNSRALVGNDHKISIQRSGSENVLPILNAIEIYRLQEFTELATISNDVDAIHNIRTAYKVNKNWVGDPCGPKNYSWEGVICNYTNSSPPQIISINLSTSDLTGHIAASFANLSSLETLDLSNNSLTGPIPDFLEKLSSLKFLDLRGNQLSGYVSRSLLERSRAGLLILSVDSQNLCDSGSCQSKKKKVAVPIIASLLSSLGLLLLLFIIWRYRSKRKTIKGNTNEEGRALESNNKQFTYTEVANMTNNFQTAIGKGGFGTVYLGRLKNGSQVAVKLLSASSSQGYKEFQNEAELLMRVHHRNLASFVGYSHDDNKMALIYEYMANGNLKSYISDRNLHPLSWEMRLKIAIDAAQGLEYLHHGCRPAIIHRDVKSANILLSENLNAKIADFGLSKGLPDDQTTHILTDVTGTTGYLDPEYRKSHNLNEKSDVYSFGIVLLELITGQPAIIKTTYHTHILQYVSPYLEHGDITGIIDEQMEGDFNLDSVWKAIELSVACTRAKSTQRVTMSEVLTGLKSCLEMELACVPKILVNHGSQKIVGLRMDHSPEVCSMDFELMTAPSGR; this is translated from the exons ATGACAttctttcttcatctgcttCTTTTCGGCGTTGCTGCGTGGTTTGTTCATGTTGATGCACAGGTTCAAACAG GTTACATAAGCATTGATTGTGGATCACCGGAAAATTTCAACTATGTGGATCTTGATACGGGCATAAGTTATACTTCTGATGGATCGTTTGTAAGCACGGGAGTGAATAGGAACATTTCTTTAGAATATGCATACCCGAACAACCCAATGCTCCCACAGCCTCTTTCAGATCTTAGAACCTTTCCTCAAGGGAACAAAAACTGTTACACGTTAAGACCCAATGGTGGGAAAACCAGCTTAAATCTGATTCGGGCTACTTTCATGTATGGAAACTATGATGGAGAAAATAAACTACCAGAGTTTGATCTTTACCTCGGTGTAAACCTTTGGCTATCAGTTAAATTTGTAAACGCTTCTGATGTTGTTACCACGGAAATCATTGGAGTTGCATTACAAGATACTTTTAGTGTTTGTCTTGTGAATGTAGGACAAGGTGTTCCGTTCATATCAGCATTGGAGTTAAGGCCACTTCATGGGTCAATTTACAACATTGAACCTGGGATTTATGGGTCATTAGTTTTGTTCGAAAGATTGGACATTGGCTATACTAATGGGACGGGTCGATATGCAGATGATATATATGACCGAATCTGGTCTCCTTATAATTCTCCATTATGGGATTCTTTGCGCACGTCTGTAGCTATAGATATAAGTGGAAATGGTTATAGTGCACCAAATGAAGTCATGCAAACGGGCTCCACACCCAAAAATGGAACCGAGTCTTTAGAGTTTAGCTGGAACGTTTCTGACccaaaatcaaagttttacATCTATATGTACTTTGCTGACTTAGTAGTGCCAGGTAGGAATCAGACACGACAGTTTAATATTTCTTGGAACGAAATTCAACTCTTTGGAAATGTGAGTCCTCGTGCTTACTATGCATCTACATTTTACAATTCTAGAGCGTTGGTGGGAAATGATCACAAGATTTCCATTCAAAGAAGTGGTTCTGAAAATGTGTTGCCCATTCTTAATGCTATCGAGATTTATAGGCTTCAGGAGTTCACAGAACTGGCAACAATTAGTAATGATG TTGATGCAATACACAATATTAGAACAGCTTACAAAGTAAACAAAAATTGGGTAGGAGATCCCTGTGGCCCTAAAAACTACTCATGGGAAGGTGTAATTTGCAACTATACTAATTCGAGTCCCCCTCAAATCATATCCAT AAATCTTTCTACAAGTGATTTAACCGGCCATATAGCTGCCTCCTTTGCGAATCTTTCATCACTTGAAACATT AGATCTATCGAACAACAGTTTGACTGGGCCAATACCCGACTTTCTGGAAAAGCTTTCATCTTTGAAGTTTTT ggACTTACGGGGAAATCAACTATCAGGCTATGTATCACGGTCTCTTTTGGAGAGATCAAGAGCTGGGTTACTCATATTAAG TGTGGATAGCCAAAACCTTTGTGACTCGGGCTCTTGCCAAAGTAAGAAGAAAAAGGTTGCAGTTCCTATTATTGCATCACTGCTATCGTCTTTGGGGCTCTTACTTCTATTATTCATCATCTGGAGATACAGAAGCAAAAGAAAAACCA TAAAAGGAAACACAAATGAAGAAGGTAGAGCTTTGGAATCCAATAACAAGCAATTTACGTACACTGAGGTGGCTAACATGACTAATAACTTTCAAACGGCTATTGGAAAGGGAGGATTTGGAACTGTTTATCTTGGTCGCTTGAAAAATGGCAGTCAGGTTGCAGTGAAGTTACTCTCTGCATCATCGTCTCAAGGATACAAAGAATTTCAAAATGAG GCTGAGCTCTTGATGAGGGTTCATCACAGGAATTTAGCCTCTTTTGTGGGGTATTCTCACGATGATAACAAGATGGCGCTTATCTATGAGTACATGGCTAATGGAAACCTCAAAAGTTATATATCGG ACAGAAATCTTCACCCACTGAGTTGGGAAATGAGACTCAAGATAGCAATAGATGCTGCACAAG GACTGGAATATTTACACCATGGTTGCAGACCGGCTATAATTCACAGGGATGTGAAGTCAGCCAACATCCTTCTTAGCGAAAATTTGAATGCTAAGATAGCAGATTTCGGTCTTTCCAAGGGTCTTCCCGATGATCAAACTACTCACATCTTAACAGACGTTACAGGCACCACCGGCTATCTTGATCCAGA GTATCGAAAATCTCACAATCTCAACGAAAAGAGCGATGTATACAGTTTTGGGATAGTTCTTTTAGAGCTGATCACAGGCCAACCTGCAATAATAAAGACCACGTATCATACACACATCTTGCAATATGTTAGCCCGTACCTTGAGCATGGCGATATCACAGGTATCATAGATGAACAAATGGAAGGTGATTTCAATTTAGATTCTGTATGGAAAGCTATTGAATTATCGGTTGCATGCACACGAGCCAAGTCTACCCAAAGGGTGACAATGAGTGAAGTTTTGACTGGGCTAAAGTCATGTTTGGAGATGGAGTTGGCTTGCGTTCCCAAAATTCTGGTGAACCATGGGAGCCAGAAGATTGTTGGGTTAAGAATGGACCATTCGCCCGAGGTCTGTTCAATGGATTTTGAGCTAATGACTGCCCCCTCCGGAAGATAA
- the LOC122599423 gene encoding probable LRR receptor-like serine/threonine-protein kinase At4g29180, which produces MAFFLHLFVFSVAAWFAHVHAQLQTGFISIDCGSPEDMNFVDLETGISYTSDGPFISTGENRNMSLEYRYPNNPMLPRAFSDLRTFPQGNKNCYTLRPIGGKTSLNLIRATFMYGNYDGENKLPEFDLYLGVNLWESVKFVNASDVVITEIIGVAFEDTLSVCLVNIGQGVPFISVLELRPLNRSIYNIEPGISGSLVVFQRLDIGYTNGTGRYADDMYDRIWSPYNSPAWDSLHTSVDIDISGNGYRAPNEVMQTGATPKNGTESLEFSWNVSDPKSKFYIYMYFADLVMPGRNQTRQFNVSWNKVQLFGNVSPHAYYASTFYSSRALVGNEHKISIQRSGSENAVPILNAIEIYRVQEFTDLATISRDVDAIHNFRTTYKVNRNWVGDPCGPKKYSWEGVLCNYTNSSPPQIISINLSTSDLTGQVAASLANLSSLETLDLSNNSLTGPIPDFLEKLSFLKFLNLRGNQLSGYVSRSLLERSKAGLLILSVDSQNLCDSGSCQSKKKKIAVPIIVSVLTSLILLLLLFIILRYRSKRKTIKGNSNEEGRALESNNRQFTYAEVANMTNNFQTAIGKGGFGTVYLGRLKNGSQVAVKLLSASSSQGYKEFQNEAELLMRVHHRNLASFVGYSHDNNKMALVYEYMANGNLKSYISDRNLHPLSWEMRLKIAIDAAQGLEYLHHGCRPAIIHRDVKSANILLNENLVAKIADFGLSKGLPDDQTTHIFAEVTGTPGYLDPEYRESRNLNEKSDVYSFGIVLLELITGQPAIIKTTYHTHIIQYVTPYLEHGDITSIVDEQMEGDFNLDSVWKAIELSVACTRAKSTQRVTMSEVLTGLKSCLEMELARGPKNQVNHGSQKMVGLRMDHSPEVFSMDFDLMTAPSGR; this is translated from the exons ATGGCATTCTTTCTCCATTTGTTCGTTTTCAGTGTTGCTGCGTGGTTTGCTCATGTTCATGCACAGCTTCAAACAG GTTTTATAAGCATTGATTGTGGCTCACCGGAGGATATGAACTTTGTGGATCTTGAAACGGGTATAAGTTATACTTCTGATGGACCATTTATAAGCACAGGAGAGAATAGGAACATGTCCTTAGAATATAGATACCCGAACAACCCAATGCTCCCACGGGCTTTTTCAGATCTTAGGACCTTTCCTCAAGGGAACAAAAACTGTTACACCTTAAGACCCATTGGTGGGAAAACCAGCTTAAATCTGATTCGCGCTACTTTCATGTATGGAAACTATGATGGAGAAAATAAACTCCCTGAGTTTGATCTTTACCTCGGTGTAAACCTTTGGGAATCAGTCAAATTTGTAAACGCTTCTGATGTTGTTATCACAGAAATCATTGGAGTTGCGTTCGAAGATACTTTAAGCGTTTGTCTTGTGAACATAGGACAAGGTGTTCCCTTTATTTCAGTATTGGAGCTAAGGCCACTTAATAGGTCAATTTACAATATTGAACCTGGAATTTCTGGGTCATTAGTTGTGTTTCAAAGATTGGACATTGGCTACACTAATGGGACAGGTCGATATGCAGATGATATGTATGACCGAATTTGGTCTCCTTACAATTCTCCAGCATGGGATTCGTTGCACACAtctgtagatatagatataagtgGAAATGGTTATAGAGCACCCAATGAAGTCATGCAAACGGGGGCCACACCCAAAAATGGAACCGAGTCTTTAGAGTTTAGCTGGAACGTTTCTGACCCAAAATCGAAGTTCTACATCTACATGTACTTTGCCGACTTAGTAATGCCAGGAAGGAACCAGACACGACAGTTTAATGTTTCTTGGAACAAAGTTCAACTATTTGGAAATGTGAGTCCTCATGCTTACTATGCATCTACATTTTACAGTTCCAGAGCGTTGGTGGGAAACGAGCACAAGATTTCCATTCAAAGAAGTGGTAGTGAAAATGCGGTACCCATTCTAAATGCTATCGAGATTTATCGGGTTCAGGAGTTCACAGACCTGGCGACAATTAGTAGAGACG TTGATGCAATTCACAACTTTAGAACAACCTACAAAGTGAACAGAAATTGGGTAGGAGATCCCTGTGGCCCTAAAAAATACTCATGGGAAGGTGTATTGTGCAACTATACTAATTCGAGTCCCCCTCAAATCATATCCAT AAATCTTTCCACAAGTGATTTAACCGGCCAAGTAGCTGCTTCCTTAGCAAATCTTTCATCACTAGAAACATT GGATCTATCGAACAACAGTTTGACTGGGCCAATACCAGACTTCCTGGAAAAGCTTTcatttttgaagttttt GAACTTACGGGGAAATCAACTATCAGGCTATGTATCGCGGTCTCTTTTGGAGAGATCAAAAGCTGGATTGCTCATATTAAG TGTGGATAGCCAAAACCTTTGTGACTCGGGCTCTTGCCAAAGTAAGAAGAAAAAGATTGCAGTTCCTATTATTGTATCAGTACTAACGTCTTTGATCCTGTTACTTCTATTATTCATCATTTTGAGATACAGAAGCAAAAGAAAAACCA TAAAGGGTAACTCAAATGAAGAAGGTAGAGCTTTGGAATCCAACAACAGGCAATTTACGTATGCTGAAGTGGCTAACATGACTAATAACTTTCAAACGGCTATTGGGAAGGGAGGATTTGGAACTGTTTATCTTGGTCGCTTGAAAAATGGCAGCCAAGTTGCAGTTAAATTACTCTCTGCATCATCGTCTCAAGGATACAAAGAATTTCAAAATGAG GCGGAGCTCTTAATGAGGGTTCACCATAGAAATTTGGCCTCTTTTGTGGGTTATTCTCACGACAATAACAAGATGGCGCTAGTCTATGAGTACATGGCTAATGGAAACCTCAAAAGCTATATCTCAG ATAGAAATCTTCACCCATTGAGTTGGGAAATGAGACTCAAGATAGCAATAGATGCTGCACAAG GATTGGAATATTTACACCATGGTTGCAGACCGGCAATAATTCATAGAGACGTGAAGTCAGCCAACATCCTTCTTAATGAAAATTTGGTTGCTAAAATAGCAGATTTCGGTCTTTCCAAAGGTCTTCCTGATGATCAAACTACTCACATCTTTGCAGAGGTTACTGGCACGCCGGGTTATCTTGATCCTGA GTATCGTGAATCTCGCAATCTGAATGAAAAGAGTGATGTATACAGTTTTGGTATAGTTCTTTTAGAGCTCATTACAGGCCAACCTGCAATAATAAAGACCACTTATCATACACACATTATACAATATGTTACACCGTATCTTGAGCATGGCGATATCACAAGTATCGTAGATGAACAAATGGAAGGTGATTTTAACTTAGACTCTGTATGGAAAGCCATTGAATTATCGGTTGCATGCACACGAGCCAAGTCTACCCAAAGGGTGACAATGAGTGAGGTTTTGACTGGGTTAAAGTCATGTTTGGAGATGGAATTGGCCCGTGGTCCCAAAAATCAGGTGAACCATGGGAGCCAAAAGATGGTTGGGTTAAGAATGGACCATTCGCCCGAGGTCTTTTCAATGGATTTTGACCTAATGACCGCTCCATCCGGTAGATAG
- the LOC122600053 gene encoding 60S ribosomal protein L31 produces the protein MVEKTKGRKEEVVTREYTINLHKRLHGCTFKKKAPKAIKEIKKFAQKAMGTTDVRVDVKLNKQIWSRGIRSVPRRVRVRIARKRNDDEDAKEELYSLVTVAEIPVEGLKGLGTKIIDDED, from the exons atggtggAAAAGACTAAGGGAAGAAAGGAAGAAGTTGTGACTAGAGAGTACACCATCAATCTCCACAAGCGTCTTCATGGatg CACTTTCAAGAAGAAGGCACCAAAAGCAATCAAGGAGATCAAGAAGTTTGCACAGAAAGCCATGGGAACAACAGATGTGAGAGTGGATGTCAAACTAAACAAACAAATTTGGAGCCGTGGAATCAGAAGTGTCCCAAGAAGAGTCAGAGTTCGCATTGCTCGCAAGAggaatgatgatgaagatgctAAGGAAGAACTCTACTCTCTAGTCACTGTTGCAGAGATTCCAGTAGAAGGTTTGAAGGGTCTTGGCACCAAAATcattgatgatgaagattag